CTCAGACCTAAGCACATTTCAGGTTTTCCCCATTAACCGAAGAGGCTTAGaggcctgttcccccccccccttttgaacaaAAGCATTCCACCCACACTTCTGCATTCGATGTGGTCCAGCTCTGTATTTCCCCTCCTCGCAGGTTCCAAAATCCTGCCAAggtgagggctcatgggaattgtagtccacgaacatctggaggaccacaggttgactacccctgctctagggagacCGGTGATGGCAAACCAACTGCTCAGCTTGGAAaccccacaaaacagctgccataAAAGGGATGGGACTTTCGGCCACTTCCCACCACAAATCTGTTCTCTACTACTGCTAACCGCTGCGTGGCCTTGAAGTGACCTTCCCCTGACTTCCAAGCCAGATGGTTTGTGGCTACGAAAACGAAGACAATTATTACTTTTGGCTAGCATATCATTAGCGTTGGTGTTTTGCGGTAGCTTAAACACGCGTCCTCACCTCGTACAGTATAGGACAGGCTCACCCATCTATTTTATCATTACTCCGTAAACTACACATTTATCCTGGGATGGCGTTTTCCCACAAATACCGTGTTTTCCTCCTCCTGATGAGATTTGGCAGAGCGAAATCGAGCACAACCCAGGCAGGAATTAGGTTTATATTAAACTTTATTAATATTAGAATTGGGAAGTATCGACAGATGGATATATACAGAGCTAATGAGACTCCCCCATACCGCCATGGACATCTCCAGATACCTGTGTCTCTACGCAGCAGTGCTTTCTGTCTTGCTAATATGTCTGTTATCTGCTTCTCCCACGAATCTCGTAACGCTAAAAAAAACCAGGACATCACCGGCAACACAAACTTCTGAGCATAGGTGCACAGGGCCACACGCAGCTTATGGACAAATACAGAAAACTATTTATGAAATGATAACTAACCAACAAGCTGTTAGTAAGttgagattcaaatgagtagccgtgttggtctgaagtagcacaataaaatcaagagtccaggagcacctttaagaccaaacaagatttattcaaggcgtgagctttcgagtgcaagcactcgaaagctcacgccttgaatgaatcttggttggtattaaaggtgctactgtactccGATTTTATTAGGTTAGTAAGCTGATGGTTTGTACTAGCATTCCTTATGGTAAAGAAAACTTTACCAGTTCCTTTGCgattcacccagctggtttctcAAGCGTTTCCATGCATCCCATAATTATCATCACCAGTGGTCTGTATTAAATTGTTTTGGCCTGCTATGTTAGTAGAAAGGAgggtattttttctttttcacctGCGGTGGCTGCAAGGGAGACACAGAACGGAACAGAATTTCTTTGGGGGTTTGTTTTTGGCAAACCGCTTTCTTTTGTAGCGGTGCTCATTTTGTTCCGGGGTTGATTCGTTGGAGCTGTGCTCCTGCACTTCCGCCTCTGTTTTCCCTTGCAAGGGGATCGCTGGAACGCTGAAACTTTCACTGATTGACATTTGAATCCctgtactgaaaaaaaaaaaaacctgatgtcAGATATGACATTTTGTTCACACTCTGGGCTCCGACCGAGAGGCCTGCAGGATGCAAAAGGCACCGTGTTCCGATTTCTGGAAACGGAATTGTTTCAGGGTGCAAATGAATGGCAGGTGTGATGTGAGGGTGGGGTCTGTGTGTCACTCCCTCCTCTTGTATCATTTTCCAAATTAAAATTGACTGCCCTGAGCCACTTGAATCATACTGAGTCCAACTACGTGTAGCATGGTACCAGCCAGAtatcagaatcccccccccacagagtACCTCAGCAGTGggattgactgcctaaggaggtggtaagcccccccccctcactggcagtcttcaagcagcggctggacagatccttctcctggatgcttcaggctgatcctgcattgagcaggaggttggactagatggcctggatggccccttcccactctaggattctataatagGAACAACTCACAGAGTTAAGGATttctatggagaaaatggcctttgtgtgtataaaaaggtaaaggtatcccctgtgcaagcaccgagtcatgtctgacccttggggtgacgccctctagcgttttcttggcagacttaatacggggtggtttgccagtgccttccccagtcattaccttttaccccccagcaagctgggtcctcattttaccgacctcggaaggatggaaggctgagtcaaccttgagccggctgctgggattgaactcccagcctcatgggcaaagctttcagacggctgccttaccactctgcgccacaagaggctctctttgtgTGTATAGGGGGAGAGATAACCTTATCCCTTGATTTTCCAACCACCCCACCCGTAGCAGTTTTTTAACTTTTAGAAAATACCTTGGGAGATACAGCTGCTGCTTTCTAGGGCTTGCCCCAGTTTTACCTTCAGCTGGGATACAGACAGACATAAAGCACGCACGTACATAAAAACACATCCGCATGGCGGTTGGAGTCATTTCTCTCTAGCACATAGGTAGGAAATGGGTACATAGCATATATATATCTTTAGTGCCGGCCCTGAAGGCTGGTTAAGTTAGGCTTCCTGTTAATAAGGCACACGTAGAGGTTTAGCGATATCACAACTCAAAACCCGTTAAGGACGACGCAGCGGCCGGTTACTTGATGGGAAACATTTGCTGTTGTATCTCCACACTGAAATGACACTGTCAACTTTCGCCCGGCATCGGCATTTGGTTCCCCCAACGGCTGAAGACAGATTTGTCCCAGCAAAATGATGACCACCGTCCATCAGAATTGGCACTGAGAAGCACTCAATccatgttgcagaggaaaggcaACACGAGACCGCAGTTCTGAAAGGTAAGGatgccgacctccaggtgggacctggggatcccctggttttacagctcatttccaggagaCGGAGATccgttcccccggagaaaatggagggtgggctccttagcataatactccactgaggtccctccctgcctcaaatcccacccacccccagctggAGATCATCAATGGTAATAAGTGGGacatctccagccaccgcctgcaCATTGGCAACCCCTTCTAAGAAACACACCCAGAAACCAAACAGCCGTGGTCTCGCTTTGATGATCGTTTATCCTGAGACGCGCAACGGCAAGGCACAAATTGCCACTCGTTTCCTCTTCAGCCCGTGGGTGCGTTCGTGTCCACAAAAACGTGGACAAATCCAAACCAAAGCAAGGTTAAGGATTGCGATCCCTCTAACCAGGCCCAGCCTGGGACTTTTTAATGGCACGCCcgtgccagcagggggcagcaccTCTACACTTTCACTAGTAAGTTATTTCTCCCAGGGCaagccggggtggggtgggggagacagcgGGCCCCTTCctcaaagagaaaaataaatgtttcctcTGTTAAGGCAGAGATTTCACAGccgaatcaatcaatcaatcaatcacgcTTTTGACCAATATGCCTGCATTTTGGTTGCCAGCAACAAGCTTacgattttatttttgttattcagCGACTGAAATTAAACAAACAGATAACCCGAGGACTGTATATTCTGTCCTCCTCTCTAATCTGCTACCTTCCAGAGGATGCAGGGATCTTGGCTCCTGGATTTCTGCCTGTATCCCACTATGCTATACGGTCCCCAAAATTTGGGGGGACATGGCGAGGTCTCTAAATTCCTTACAGGCCGCCATATATGATCTAATAATAAGGTTCCGGTTAAAGACGCTACCCAAAACAAATCAGTATAAATTACAAGGCGAAACGGCCACCCAAACCTGAAGCGTGTGTGTTTCACGGAGTTGTGTTAGTGTACATGAATACTGCTCTTTCCGTGAAGACATTTCCGcgacagactggggggggggggaaacgaccCCCTTGCTATGCAGGCCGCTTCAGAGACGCCTGTAGACCACCAGCAGTCCACAGTGACATGTCAGGAACTATTGCATGGCCAAAGAATTCAAGAATCATAAAGCCCACCCTGTCTCTCCAAGTCAAGTTACCCTGGGATAGGTAACGGAGAGCGTGTTTCCACATGCATGTCCATCACTGATTACCGCAAGTGATGACAATGGATGTACAAAACAGCCACTGCAGATAAGACACCGACAAACAGACCTTTCCTATCATTCGACACCATCTTAAACACCGTCGTTTTCACACATTCGCCTGGGTGAGCCAGCTCAAAGTCTTGTGAGGGCCGAAACAGCAAGCGGCTCAAGGCCTTTTCACGCTGAGATTTCCTCCTTTTCTATTAGACAGCCCCCAAGCTCTCTTGTACGccatttcttttgtctttttgCGGTTTCCTTGTCATTTCTCCGCACTTTCTCAAGCCACCGTGAGTCCAGTATCCAAAAAGTATGAAGGAACAAGAAGGAACCGcagaaagaaaacaagcaaaGCTGCGAGGAAGCTCGGGAGAGAAACAAAACCGCAGGAAAATCTCCTTGTGAAAACGCCAGTAGAGGCGCGCGCGACTCCACCTTGAAATTTACTTATCTGGATCTTTCAAACCTCCTTTAAACTGACTGCTTCTATACCTCCCCAAAAAACATCCTACCTTTCTCTGTCTCATATTCTGacatctccaaatcccaccctggaaggatttccgtCAACCTGCTTTTTAGCCATCTATTCATGGAGTGATGAACTTGTCGTGTCTTCGGTCCACCAGgcacaggcagaaaaaaaaagatgatcCCATCGGATTATGAAGGTTTCAAACGATCCGGCAATTGCATACGAACCCGTATCCATCAGGGAAGTAACCTAGTCAGCTGATCTCACTCCCTAGGTGTAGTCCAGAGGAAGTGAAGTTAGCCGAAGTCACACACCCCAAGAGTCACTGGCGTTCACTGGGATTCAGGAAATCTCACTTTTGTCCTGATCTCCATCCTCTTGGAAGGACtggggctggggtggccaaattgtgactctccagatgtcaatgaactacaattcccacaagcccctgccaattaGTCATGccggcaggagctcctgggaattgtagtccatgaacatccagagagccacagtttggccaaaccTGGACTGGGGCCTGTGAGATCTTCTCTGCACAGGCAGCAGAATGAGGCAATAGAGTCCTGCAGGGAAAGATGGAAGACCTCCAGACTGTAGATGGGGGAAATGCCACTCTGCTGGTCCCATAAAAAACATCAGTGGGACGAAATGTCGGATTTGGGTGGAGGAGCCCGGAGTGCAAATTCCCGGCTTGTCTCGAGGCTTGTTGAGTGGCCCTGGGGCATTTACtctctctcacagcctcacccccCATCAGAGAGTTGTTGCAGGAGCTGGACTGGGAGGCCCTGTGCACGTTACCCTGAGCCCCCAGGAAGAGGGTCAGGATCAAGATTTCATAAATAAACTGAAAATTCTAGTaaggtaaacaaaacaaaacaaatccaatCCCACCCCTTGCGTGCCACCTTTCTTCTTGCAGGGCAGGATGTTGTTAAAGTATCACAAAGCATTCAATCACGCACTTCTCCCCTTTGCGGTCTGAAATGGGACAGTCCATTTGTGactctgccacctcattctgcTGCCTGCGTGGGCCAGGCCTTACGCTACACTCCAGGGCCCCGACCTAGAGACATTCAAACCACTGGCCGATCCAAGAGGTGGGGCTGGCCTCCAGGTGCCCCAATCTCGCATCGTGTGCCTTCCAAGCCCGGCTTTCTGCAGCAAGAGACGCAAGTCTTTCTGCCCACTCCCAGTTTTTAACTTCTGCCCTCCCTCCGTCCTCCAATCCTTCTTCCTCTGCTTTCCCTCGgcttctgtctctccctccgtaATGTTCTTCGTCCCAGTTCCCGCTTCTGTCCCGCTTCTTCCGCTGTCCTCTGCTGGAGTCATCGCCCACCACCACTGGACGGCCCGACGGCGCAGACGCTCTGTGATGTCGCATGGCACACGGTCCCAGCCCCGGGCGCTGCAATACTCTCGTTAGCTACTAGAGGTGGGTGGTGAGGAGGCAGCCAGGTGTATCTTGCTGGGGAGACTGTccagagggtggtggggaggTGGAGGGTGGAGGGCAGTGGTCTGGCCTCACCGATCCCTATGCCTCTCACTGGATGAGCGGGGCCGAGCGGTCGTTTGTCACGGTGCGTTTCAGCTTGATGTGAGCAAAAGGGTTGGTCCTGCAATGGGaaacgggaagtcaggggagaaAGGGAGCATCACCTTGAAAGTAGGTGTCAGGATCAGATCTCAGGAGTTTGGTGAGGAAGTTCTACCGTCCAGTATTGAGGGCAGGGTGGTGCAATGGttagagcagcctctctcaacttttttttactgttgagaaacccctgaaactgggtttgatttcccactcctccacatgcaaccggccgggtgaccttgaaccactcacagttctccctgagctcttgcagccccacctgcctcccagggtgtccgttgtggggagaggaagggaaggcgatgggaaacctctttgagactccctcgcgtagtaaaaagtggggcaccaAAAACTAGCCCTTCTAGTATcagatagcattaaaaaaaaaatccccaatctCCCACTTGGAGGCCACCTTGCAGACCCGGCTAGAATTATAGTGCTCGGAGTCACCCAAATATTTGGGATCCTGTATTTCAAACCAGAGGACGTGGCATTcctcagccctgacctggatagaccagacGAGTccaatctggtcagatctcaaaagctaccCAGTGCTGGTGCTACAGAAGGGATACAGAAGGGGGTGACAGCGTCAGGAGGCCTCACTGGAAGAGAGGAGATCCCTGAAGCCGCAGGAAGGCGTCTTACCTCGAAGGAGAGGCGCTTGGGCTACCGAACTCATTTGCTaactggaaaggaaagaaagaaagcaaactcAGTGCCATTCCTACGAGCCCTGCTTCGAGTCAGAGGCTCCGGAAAATCAGGAGACCACTCAGTTCACGTTAGGGCGAGAGCTCTGCCCAAAACACACGAATAAATACATCGGATTTTGCACGCGCCAAAAAAGAAGTGGTTTCTACTAAGAAACCTTGCTTGGTGGCTTTTGACCACTGAGTGGCAGCAGAGAAACACCGAAAAAGCCCCCAGAAGAGGAATTTGGCAGGCTCCTCCAGTCACACCTGTGGACGCCTCCCCCCACGCACTCACCTGAGACAGGTCAGGGTTTAGCATGCTGTAAGGACGCTGACGGGATGCACTGGCCCGCGGGGAAAGTCCGTAGCGTGGGCTGTCCCCTCCGTCGGGGCCAGCGGGTGGAGAGCCAGCTCGGTCCAGATTGCCTGTGCTGctactgttcattttgctaaGTGGAAAGctgtacagaaagagagagagagacagagagagagacagagagagagacagagagagagacagagagagagagacagagagagagacagagagagagacagagagagagagacagagagagagacagagagagagacagagagagagagacagagagagagacagagagagagaaacagagagagagagacagagagagagacagagagagagacagagagagagagacagagagagagacagagagagagacagagagagagagacagagagagagacagacagacagacagagacagagacagagagagatagacagagagagagacagagagagagagagacagagaggtatTTCAAGCCAAGGTAGGCTGCTCAGATTCCACCTGCTCATCCCCACATCCCTTGGAAGGAACACAGAAGCAGGGCTTGACCTCCTCTGGAAACCTctagaatagcctttctcaacttttttaccactgagaaacctcctgaaacattcctcaggctttgggaaaccccagaagtggcacgatcacgcagaatagggttgggaagcagagctgtggacacacaccCTCTTTTAGGCTGCCTCACTTATCCGGAGACAGACTGTGTGTCCTTTCAAAAGCTCTGGGGCAGTAAGAGGTTGGTTCCTCAGATGGTGGCTGCCCAGTGCCTTTCCTGGATTTCAGCTAGAAGGACTCCAACTTCATCGTGAGCCAAATGACCGCTGAGCTACAGGATGACCCCAGAGGCTCCCTTAGGACTCTCCTACCTCCCCCGTCCTTTCCCAAGACTTCCTGCTTTACCTGAGAAGTGACTTGTCAGCCCCTTCAGCTGGCGGGAAGGGCCGTGTATAGGAGAAAGGAAACCAGCCTTTCCTGTAaaggggaagtggggggaagaggggaagagagaaacagGCCTCCATTAAAACCGGAAGGGAAAAGAGGCACAAGCTATTTCTAGCCCCTGCGAGTGAGGCTGCGGGGAGGGCAACGCGAAAAGGCAAGTCACAACCACAACAAGGAGGTCACACACTGTACGGCGAGGCTATGCAGCTTGCCTTTCCACCAACCCTCTGCTAGGACTCCGCAGGGGACCTTCTGGGTGCAAAGCCATGAGTGTGACCACTGGATCTTCTTCAGCAGATTTTCCAGCTATATCGATCACCAGACACACGCATGGGCCGAGCGTCTCAAGAGAGGGCCAGGCACACACAGAGCCCAGGGAAACGCTAGCCGCCAGGATCCCCAGGGAGACACAACGCATGGGCAAGGTCTCACATTTTGGTCGTCTCGTTCTCCCCGTAATGCCAGCCGTCCCGCGCCTCGGTCACCAGCAGCGTGATGATGTCCCCTTCTTGGAAGTTGAGCAGGGTGCTGTTCTCGCCGGCCGCGTGGGAGAAAATCGCCTGGACCCTCCGGCGCTCGGAACGGGCGGGCAGGATGGAGAGCGGGCTGATCCGAGGCAGAGTCTTGTTCTCCACTGTGCGTgcgggaggggaagcagggctggGTGCCAGCGGGCAGGAGATTTCCCCTTGGGGCACGATATGGTCTGGACCCGGCATATTGAGGGAGCCCCGCCCCCAATATGCCCCCAGAAAAGCATAATGGTCATCAAATgccctggcctgaaagaagtgGCTTGCCTCGATCAAGAAGGCCTTTCTAGCGCTGGCTCTGATtgggtggaatcagctgccaGGCGAGAACTGGGCTCCGACGGAACTATcccaagttccgcagggcctgcaaaacgacaGTGTTCCACCAGGCGTAGGGATGAGGTCGGGACAAGCAAATAAAATCGTaggggcctccctccttcccacttcagaataaaaccccaccaCTAAAtatggaatgagcctcttgtggcgcagagcctcttgtggcgcagagtggtaaggcagccgcctgaaagctttgctcatgaggttgggagttcgatcccagcagccggctcaaggttgactcagccttccatccttccgaggtcggtaaaatgagtacccagcttgctgctggggggtaaacggtcatgactggggaaggcactggcaaaccaccccgtattgagtctgccatgaaaacgctggaaggcgtcaccccaagggtcagacatgactcggtgcttgcacaagggatacctttacctttacctaaatatgGAATATATAGAGCCGGAGGGGTTGCAGGGATCATGGTTCGCAGTGGTTAGTTTTGAGGCCTGCTGCGCAGGGACCCCAGGGAGAGCTGCGGTTTATGCAGGACGTGGCCCACTCACCCAGCGTGGCAAGACGGGTCTCAGTGGACATCTTGCGCGGCATCGGAAGGGTGCAGGAATAGCTGTCGGCAGTCTTGGGCTGCGGGGGGTTCTGAGTGGCGTGGGTGGGGGGCAGCCCGGAGGAGATGGCCATGGGCTCGCTGGGGGTCGGGTGACTTGGGTCCCTCGATCCCTTCCCACGATGAGAGTCCCCGTTCGGCAGGGGTGTCACCTCCTGGATCGACGCGCGCTGTACAAGGAAAGGAACGAAGCGGTACCCCACCAGCGTAACCCCATCCTCACGTTCCTTGCCCTTAGGCCTAGATGACGCCAACGTGGCGGCTAGCTGAgaacagcaatggcaaaccatctgtgTTGAAAACCCCTTTCTGGGGTCACTATAAATCAGCTACAGCTCTACCACACCTATGCATGTACAACTatgcataaaaaccagctcttcttcttctgaatcaaaGGCCATGGGGCTCCGTCTTGATTCCTGCCTTTCCACGGGGAGATCCAGATCTGACAACTGACTACGCCACGGGGACAGGGGACTCCGAACCTTACAGGGGTACAAGAAAAGGGTGGAGCGTCAAGCTTTCTACTGCCTGGTGTTCCCAAGTGGACACTCACGTGGTTTGGTCCATGCTCTAACAGTTCTTCCAAGACCTTACAGCTGGGAAGGGGGTCGGTGGCTGTTATGGGTGTCCCTCCAGGGAGATGGTTGGCTGTGagcttgaccaaggccagggcgcGCTCAGGGAGGCGAGTGGGTTGGGTGCACGATGCCTGCCAGACAGGCAGCTTGGCCACTAACAGCTCCCGCACCTGCAAGAAAAGAGGGACGTGAAGATTCATCGAAGGTTCGTCtctgtctgtttttctttccagcTGTTACGTGTAGGGGCTCAGTAGTGCTAATCCGGAACACTATGCAAATGAGGAATTGTAAGCGAACCAATCACGCACTCTTGTTCCAAGGACTCATGGACCAATCAGTAGCCTGCAATAAGGACTAATCAGGTTCTTTGGCTTGTTAGCCAAAGTGCATATAAGTCCGTGTTGTGCCTGTGTTCCCTGTTTGGTGTTTCTGGTTCGAATTGGAGTGAATAAAGAATGGGATGTTTTTGAAGAACTGTGTCTGTGtctacttcattcattcattcattcattcattcatgcattcatgcattcacgcattcactcactcactcactcactcactcactcactcactcactcacttattgcccgcctctccccaaaggctcgggtTATAATGtctggataaaaccccaataaaaccccttaaaacagacataaaaaagCAAATGCACTACATTCAAAAATCCCATGGGGATAAAGATGCTGCGGCTAAAACACCTAATAATACCAAACCTAATAATCCTCCCAATAATACATCCAAGAGCGGGAAGGTGATAGAGGGAGCAGATGGCATTCGCTACCGCCACTCCTGCAGAGAGGGCCACGATCTTCCTTGCCACCTGCCCTCAACCAAACACCcgacggaagagctctgttttgcaggccctgccaccCCTTCTTGTTATCCCCCCCCTTAAGGGTGGCCCATTTGGCAACAACTGGGAAGCATTCCTTCTCTATTGCGGCTCCCGCTTTGCGGCGTGGCTTCCCTCAGGAGATGTGGGGAAAAACGCTGTCTTGAGAGGCATAAGAATATTTTATTTGCGAGAGCTTTCTAATGGGGTTTAAGCGGCACACATTTCGTGGGGAAAGAAGGATGAatgtggttttattgtactttgtatgtttttaatcttgGAGTTGTACGCCgccagggaaaggcaggggggAAACACAACTGCAATATTTCAAGGCCGTTAGAAACTTGAgcgattttttccccctcccaaacagaggTTCTTAAAAGGCTGGCTTCCACGCCCCTCCCAACGGAGGAAGAACAGGAGGGGTTTCCGCCTGAATCGCGCCCTGAGGAGAGAGATGCAGAGATCTCCCCTCGACCCTTCAGCCGGGAGGCGGATGTAGCTCACCTTGGTGTGATAGAGGCTGAAGTGCTTGGACACCGAACACTGGCGGTCCACCAGGAAGGAGTACCGGCGCCTTTCCTCCGTCAGGGCCGCCTTGTATCCTTCCGCCACAAACCGATCCAGCTCGCTCTGTTTGGTGCTCATAATCTCCACATACTTTggcaaagggaaaagaaaaaaaaaagaatatccaAAGACATAATTAGATGGGAAGCAGCCATCTTGTTCCAATTTCAGCCCCAGCCACTTCACAGCCAAGCTTACATACCAACACTGTACAGAATTAAGGCTTCCCCCCATATGATGAAATTAGGCACCCTATATGGATGGGACGCAGCAGACGCAGAATAGGACTTGGACGAAGGATTCCTTAGGTGCAAATCCCTCTTCAGCTATGACATTTAGATTTCAGGGAAGCCGTTACCTTACAGGCTTAAGCAACCTCACAAGGGGGTTGGGAAGAGAAAAGATTGTGAACCACAGACTTCAATCGcctccttcattaaaaaaaaatgtcagttTTTAGTTCTTATGACTGCGAAGATGAGTTTGAAGCTGCATAGCTAAGTCTTGTTCGCTTTGTAGCTGAATTCTGCATCCCATTCCTGCGCCTTTTTATCTCCTTAATACCAAAACTCCTTCAAGGAGTTGGCAAGGACATCCAGATTAGGCTACTGTAATAAACCTTGTATGGG
The Paroedura picta isolate Pp20150507F chromosome 16, Ppicta_v3.0, whole genome shotgun sequence genome window above contains:
- the LOC143825648 gene encoding BAR/IMD domain-containing adapter protein 2-like; translation: MSRSEEVNRLTENVYRAILDQFNPGLRNFVTMGKNYQKALSGVTVAAKAYFDALVKLGESASDSQGSKELGDTLFQMAEVHRQIQVQLEETLKLFQSELLSQLEHKLELDIKYLMATLKKYQGEHRAKAESIEKCQTELKKLRKKCQSSKNPQKYGDREVQYVEIMSTKQSELDRFVAEGYKAALTEERRRYSFLVDRQCSVSKHFSLYHTKVRELLVAKLPVWQASCTQPTRLPERALALVKLTANHLPGGTPITATDPLPSCKVLEELLEHGPNHRASIQEVTPLPNGDSHRGKGSRDPSHPTPSEPMAISSGLPPTHATQNPPQPKTADSYSCTLPMPRKMSTETRLATLVENKTLPRISPLSILPARSERRRVQAIFSHAAGENSTLLNFQEGDIITLLVTEARDGWHYGENETTKMKGWFPFSYTRPFPPAEGADKSLLSFPLSKMNSSSTGNLDRAGSPPAGPDGGDSPRYGLSPRASASRQRPYSMLNPDLSQLANEFGSPSASPSRTNPFAHIKLKRTVTNDRSAPLIQ